In Aureibaculum algae, the following are encoded in one genomic region:
- a CDS encoding MFS transporter, whose product MEKRKLSFWQIWNMSFGFLGIQMGFALQNANASRILQIFGADLHELSWFWIIAPLMGLIVQPIVGHYSDKTWGRFGRRKPYFLVGALLASIGLVLMPQADIFIAFLPALWVGAGFLMIMDASFNIAMEPFRALVGDNLRTDQRTAGFSIQTALIGFGAVIGSWLPYALTNWFGISNVSEEGSVPMHLIWSFVIGAIILIVSILITIVTTKEYSPEELQQIESNLSEEGVIEIVDDEKESSLLDIFEDFKKMPATMRQLSWVQFFSWFGLFGMWVFAVPAIAQHIYGLPLTDSSSKTYQNAGDWVGILFGVYNLVSALFAFTLPYIAKRIGRKKTHSTSLIIGGIGLISIYFMPNEDWLILSMVGVGIAWASILAMPYAILAGSINPKKMGVYMGIFNFFIVIPQIINAIIGGPLVKYLYNDHAIFALVTSGVSFLIAALLVAKVKDVDEKLNEN is encoded by the coding sequence ATGGAAAAAAGGAAACTAAGTTTCTGGCAAATCTGGAACATGAGTTTTGGATTTCTAGGAATACAAATGGGTTTTGCGTTACAAAACGCAAATGCCAGTAGGATTCTTCAAATTTTCGGTGCTGATCTGCATGAGCTTTCATGGTTTTGGATCATTGCACCGCTAATGGGGTTGATTGTTCAACCTATTGTTGGTCATTATAGTGATAAAACGTGGGGGAGGTTTGGAAGGAGAAAACCCTATTTTCTAGTGGGTGCTTTATTAGCATCGATTGGATTAGTATTGATGCCTCAAGCTGATATTTTTATTGCTTTTTTACCTGCTTTGTGGGTGGGTGCTGGTTTTTTAATGATTATGGATGCCTCTTTTAATATTGCCATGGAACCTTTCCGAGCTTTAGTGGGAGATAATTTAAGAACAGATCAAAGAACAGCTGGATTCAGTATTCAAACCGCTTTGATTGGTTTTGGTGCGGTTATCGGTTCTTGGTTGCCTTATGCATTAACCAATTGGTTTGGAATTTCAAATGTATCGGAAGAAGGAAGTGTACCTATGCACCTAATTTGGTCTTTTGTTATTGGAGCGATTATTTTGATCGTATCAATTTTAATAACAATTGTTACAACAAAAGAGTACTCTCCTGAAGAACTTCAGCAAATTGAAAGTAATCTTTCTGAAGAGGGTGTCATTGAAATAGTTGATGATGAAAAGGAGTCTAGCTTATTAGATATTTTTGAAGATTTTAAAAAGATGCCTGCTACAATGCGGCAATTGAGTTGGGTTCAATTCTTTTCTTGGTTTGGTCTATTTGGAATGTGGGTTTTTGCTGTTCCTGCAATTGCACAGCATATTTATGGATTGCCTTTAACAGATAGTAGTAGTAAGACTTATCAAAATGCTGGCGATTGGGTTGGTATTTTGTTTGGTGTTTACAACTTGGTTTCTGCATTATTTGCTTTTACACTTCCTTATATCGCAAAAAGAATTGGAAGAAAGAAAACGCATTCTACTTCTCTAATTATTGGAGGAATAGGTTTAATATCAATTTATTTTATGCCTAACGAAGATTGGTTAATTCTTTCCATGGTAGGTGTCGGTATTGCTTGGGCTAGTATTTTGGCCATGCCTTATGCTATTTTGGCGGGGTCAATCAACCCAAAAAAAATGGGTGTATATATGGGTATTTTCAATTTCTTTATTGTAATTCCTCAAATTATAAATGCTATAATCGGCGGGCCATTAGTCAAATATTTATATAACGATCATGCAATTTTTGCATTGGTAACAAGTGGAGTCAGTTTCTTAATAGCTGCTCTCTTAGTTGCAAAAGTAAAAGATGTAGACGAAAAATTAAACGAAAATTAA
- a CDS encoding RagB/SusD family nutrient uptake outer membrane protein, with protein sequence MKKHIFKITILSVVLGLFTLTSCLNDLDTLPNDDDIALADEVFNDPSAYKQVLAKLYAGLAISGQEGPAGAPDISGIDEGFSQYLRQYWLAQEVTTDEAVIGWADGSLPDYHEQDWNSGNEFIRALYNRIFYQIKACNTFLSQTTPDLLNGRGVEGSLLTEVNTYRAEARFLRALSYYHAIDFFGNVPFNDENDPVGYWSPEQMSRADLFSYVESELLDIESSLTAPMANEYARVDQAGAWALLTKLYLNAEVYTGETKYTEAITYANKVINAGYSLEPNYENLFLADNHTASGVIFPIAFDGLHTQSYGGTTFLIHAAIGGSMAPADFGVNSGWGGNRTTSALVNLFNYTFNSTAANNAIGAASNWGIVGDLTDWGGQPDMTLYQTGTANVYQAYYQLPNAELKFRPDNAWGSDFGGPDGNIVVTAGLYKITVNTADKTYTLQPLADARAMFYTDGQNLEIADIPTFTEGYAISKFKNVDRDGNAGSDASGNFTDTDFPLFRLADVYLMYAEAVLRGGSGGDEATAMGYVNELRTRANSPVQVSSIDLDLILDERARELYWEGHRRTDLIRYGKFSDGNYTWPWKGGVSDGASTSSHLDLFPIPSTDMNANPNLQQNTGY encoded by the coding sequence ATGAAAAAACATATTTTTAAAATAACCATTTTAAGTGTAGTGTTAGGTTTATTTACCTTGACATCATGTTTAAATGATTTAGACACATTACCTAATGATGATGATATCGCATTAGCTGACGAAGTATTTAACGACCCTTCTGCTTACAAACAAGTATTGGCAAAACTATATGCTGGTTTAGCGATAAGTGGTCAAGAAGGTCCTGCGGGTGCTCCAGACATCTCAGGGATTGATGAAGGTTTTAGTCAATACTTAAGACAATATTGGCTGGCACAAGAAGTAACTACTGACGAAGCAGTTATCGGTTGGGCGGATGGAAGTTTACCAGATTATCATGAACAAGATTGGAATTCAGGTAACGAATTTATTAGAGCATTATATAATAGAATTTTTTATCAAATAAAAGCATGTAATACTTTTTTAAGTCAAACTACACCAGATCTTTTAAATGGTAGAGGGGTTGAAGGATCTTTATTGACAGAAGTAAACACCTATCGTGCTGAGGCTCGTTTTTTAAGAGCGTTGAGTTACTATCACGCAATTGACTTTTTTGGAAACGTACCATTTAATGATGAAAATGATCCAGTTGGTTATTGGTCACCTGAACAAATGAGCAGAGCTGATTTATTTAGCTATGTAGAAAGTGAATTGTTAGATATCGAGAGTTCTTTAACGGCTCCTATGGCAAACGAATATGCAAGGGTAGATCAAGCCGGTGCTTGGGCGTTACTTACAAAATTATATTTAAATGCAGAAGTGTATACCGGTGAAACAAAATACACAGAGGCAATAACGTATGCTAATAAAGTAATAAATGCAGGTTACAGTTTAGAACCTAATTATGAAAATTTATTCTTAGCAGATAATCATACGGCAAGTGGCGTAATTTTCCCAATTGCTTTTGATGGTTTACATACACAATCATATGGAGGAACAACCTTTCTAATACATGCTGCAATCGGTGGCTCTATGGCACCTGCAGATTTTGGAGTTAACAGTGGTTGGGGTGGTAACCGTACTACAAGTGCTTTAGTAAACTTATTTAATTATACATTTAATAGTACTGCTGCTAACAACGCTATAGGAGCAGCTTCTAATTGGGGTATAGTTGGTGACCTTACTGATTGGGGTGGTCAACCAGACATGACGCTTTATCAAACAGGTACCGCAAATGTGTATCAAGCCTATTATCAATTACCTAATGCTGAATTAAAGTTCAGACCAGATAATGCTTGGGGAAGTGATTTTGGTGGTCCAGATGGAAATATCGTTGTAACTGCTGGTTTATATAAAATTACTGTGAATACAGCTGATAAAACATACACACTTCAGCCTTTAGCAGACGCAAGAGCCATGTTTTATACAGATGGTCAAAATTTAGAAATTGCCGATATCCCCACATTTACAGAAGGTTATGCAATCTCTAAATTTAAAAATGTAGATAGAGATGGCAATGCTGGTTCTGATGCTAGTGGTAACTTTACAGATACTGATTTTCCTTTATTCCGTTTAGCAGATGTATATTTAATGTATGCTGAAGCTGTCTTAAGAGGAGGTTCAGGAGGTGATGAAGCTACAGCAATGGGGTATGTAAATGAACTAAGAACAAGAGCAAATAGTCCTGTTCAAGTTAGTTCAATCGACTTAGACCTTATCCTTGACGAAAGAGCAAGAGAATTATACTGGGAAGGACACCGCAGAACAGACTTAATTCGATACGGAAAATTTTCTGATGGAAACTATACTTGGCCTTGGAAAGGTGGTGTATCAGACGGAGCTAGCACTTCAAGTCATTTAGATTTGTTTCCAATACCATCTACGGATATGAATGCAAATCCAAATCTGCAACAAAATACAGGTTACTAA
- a CDS encoding SusC/RagA family TonB-linked outer membrane protein: MRNFRKAFFGFLFLFPLIAMAQISVKGKVTDKATGTELPGVNVIVKGTTNGTVTDFDGLYTLEKANIGDILVFSFIGFNNVEVAIKSNEDINVILEESAESLQEVVIIGYGTTTKKDATGAVSSVKAADINKGAIASPEQLLVGKVAGVQVTTGGGAPGTGSTIRIRGGSSLTATNNPLIIIDGVPLDNEGVSGTRNPLNIVNPNDIESYSILKDASATAIYGSRASNGVIIITTKKGKSGGIKANYSANVSVQENTQFVDAMSATDFKGYVNANGVPTDIALIGNANNNWQDEIFQTGMGTDHNISLSGGNDKLNVRGSMGYTNLNGTLKTSKLERATYSLNIGTKFFDNKLKIDLNTKASLIANRFADQGAIGNAISFDPTQPIYDDSLPFGGYFEWTSPVDGRAIQTGAPRNPLALLEQRRNESSVKRFIGNIQFDYKMHFLPELRANLNLGIDKSSSTGFNNIFNSSTTQLADGTNLGNMATYNQEKENTLLDFYFNYVKDIESIDSKIDVMAGYSYQNFLNEGGDVSNLQDTSISQISDYSNELNLQSFFGRLNYTLANKYLFTFTYRADGSSRFRGDNKWGKFPSAAFAWKMKEESFLQDSNTISDLKLRLGWGVTGQQDIGDFNPSLATYLLSNNTAQYQFGNGFISTYRAEPYNTTLKWEETTTYNLGLDFGFLNDRINGSIDGYFRETVDLLNFISFPAGSALSNADNANIGSLENKGVELTLNFIPIKTDDLDLTLSLNGAWNDSEITKLTTNESADYEGEPTGGISGGVGNNIQIHSVGYAPSTFYVYEQVYDANGKPLEDVYVDRDGDGSITLDDRYRFENPNADITLGFSTDLNYKNWNFTMSWRGSFGNYVYNNVDSNLGFKLNLLNTAFPDVISNGVENILETGFVNGGTERYLSDYYVQDASFVKLDNIGIGYNFNSVFGEGTNLKLNATVQNALIITDYEGLDPEVFGGIDYNIYPRPRIYTLGLNLNF, from the coding sequence ATGAGAAATTTTAGAAAAGCCTTTTTTGGCTTCTTATTTCTTTTTCCACTAATAGCAATGGCTCAAATTAGTGTAAAAGGAAAAGTAACTGACAAAGCCACCGGTACTGAATTACCAGGTGTAAATGTTATTGTAAAAGGTACCACAAATGGTACCGTAACTGATTTTGACGGACTTTATACATTAGAAAAAGCCAATATTGGTGATATATTAGTATTTTCGTTTATTGGATTTAATAATGTGGAAGTTGCCATAAAATCTAATGAAGATATAAATGTAATATTAGAAGAGTCAGCAGAAAGCTTACAAGAAGTAGTTATTATAGGTTATGGTACTACTACTAAAAAAGATGCTACTGGTGCTGTTTCATCTGTAAAAGCAGCAGACATTAATAAAGGTGCAATTGCCTCACCTGAACAATTATTGGTAGGTAAAGTTGCCGGTGTTCAAGTGACAACAGGTGGTGGAGCCCCTGGTACTGGAAGTACCATTCGTATTAGAGGTGGTTCTTCTTTAACAGCTACCAATAATCCTTTAATTATTATTGATGGTGTACCGTTAGATAACGAAGGTGTTTCAGGAACTAGAAACCCATTAAATATTGTAAACCCAAATGACATTGAGTCTTATAGTATACTAAAAGATGCATCTGCAACTGCGATATACGGTTCAAGAGCATCAAATGGTGTAATAATCATTACGACAAAAAAAGGTAAAAGCGGTGGTATTAAAGCTAATTATTCAGCTAACGTATCTGTTCAAGAGAACACTCAATTTGTAGACGCCATGTCTGCAACTGATTTCAAAGGATATGTAAATGCAAATGGAGTACCTACTGACATTGCCCTAATAGGAAACGCTAACAACAACTGGCAAGATGAGATTTTTCAAACCGGTATGGGTACAGACCATAATATAAGTCTTTCGGGTGGTAACGATAAATTAAACGTTAGAGGTTCCATGGGATACACCAATTTAAATGGTACTTTAAAAACTTCTAAATTAGAAAGAGCGACCTACTCCCTAAATATTGGTACTAAATTTTTTGACAATAAGTTAAAAATTGATCTAAACACTAAGGCTTCATTAATTGCCAACCGATTTGCTGATCAAGGTGCAATAGGAAATGCCATATCATTTGACCCTACACAACCTATTTATGATGATAGTCTACCTTTTGGAGGTTACTTTGAATGGACAAGTCCTGTTGACGGAAGAGCTATCCAAACTGGAGCTCCTAGAAACCCATTGGCATTACTAGAACAAAGAAGAAATGAATCTAGTGTAAAACGTTTTATAGGAAATATTCAATTTGATTATAAAATGCATTTTTTACCAGAATTAAGAGCAAATCTTAATCTAGGTATAGATAAATCAAGTTCAACAGGTTTTAATAATATCTTTAATTCTTCCACTACACAATTGGCAGATGGTACTAATTTAGGGAACATGGCTACCTATAATCAAGAAAAAGAAAACACATTATTAGACTTTTACTTCAATTATGTAAAAGACATTGAGTCTATAGATAGTAAAATAGATGTTATGGCTGGGTATTCTTACCAAAATTTTTTAAATGAAGGTGGAGATGTCAGTAATTTACAAGACACTAGTATCAGCCAAATAAGCGACTACTCTAATGAATTGAATTTACAATCATTCTTTGGTAGATTAAATTACACCTTAGCAAATAAGTATTTATTCACATTTACCTATAGAGCTGATGGATCTTCTAGATTTAGAGGAGATAATAAATGGGGGAAATTTCCTTCAGCTGCCTTTGCGTGGAAAATGAAAGAGGAATCATTTTTACAAGATTCGAATACAATATCTGATTTAAAACTAAGATTAGGTTGGGGTGTTACTGGACAACAAGACATAGGTGATTTTAACCCTTCACTAGCCACTTATCTGTTAAGTAACAATACAGCTCAATATCAATTTGGTAATGGTTTTATTTCAACTTACAGAGCTGAACCTTATAATACCACATTAAAATGGGAAGAAACAACGACCTACAATCTTGGTTTAGATTTTGGTTTTCTCAATGACAGAATTAACGGTAGTATTGATGGTTATTTCAGAGAAACCGTTGATTTATTAAACTTTATTTCCTTTCCTGCCGGTTCCGCATTATCAAATGCAGATAACGCCAACATTGGGAGCTTAGAAAACAAAGGGGTTGAATTGACGTTGAATTTTATTCCTATTAAAACGGATGATTTAGATTTAACTTTAAGCCTTAACGGTGCTTGGAATGATAGTGAAATCACAAAATTAACTACGAACGAAAGTGCCGATTATGAAGGTGAACCAACTGGTGGTATTTCTGGTGGTGTTGGTAACAACATTCAAATTCATTCTGTAGGTTATGCACCAAGTACTTTCTATGTATATGAGCAAGTTTATGATGCCAACGGAAAACCATTAGAAGATGTTTATGTAGATAGAGATGGAGATGGTTCAATTACGTTGGATGACAGATATAGATTTGAAAATCCGAATGCAGACATAACTCTTGGTTTTTCTACTGATTTAAATTATAAAAACTGGAATTTCACCATGTCTTGGAGAGGAAGTTTTGGAAACTACGTTTATAATAATGTAGATTCTAATTTAGGGTTTAAACTTAACTTATTAAACACCGCTTTCCCTGATGTTATTTCTAACGGTGTAGAAAACATTTTAGAAACTGGTTTTGTAAACGGAGGTACTGAAAGGTACTTATCAGATTATTACGTACAAGACGCTTCATTTGTTAAATTAGACAACATAGGTATAGGTTATAATTTTAATAGTGTCTTTGGTGAAGGTACTAACCTGAAACTAAACGCGACGGTACAAAACGCATTGATAATTACTGATTACGAAGGTTTAGATCCTGAAGTTTTTGGAGGAATTGATTACAATATTTATCCAAGACCAAGAATCTATACGTTAGGTCTTAATTTAAACTTTTAA
- the pgmB gene encoding beta-phosphoglucomutase, with the protein MNKKGFIFDLDGVIVDTAKYHYLAWRDLASELGFEFTIEQNEMFKGVSRKRCMEILLDIGGITATKNQFDTWMVEKNVDYLKYIDKMDASEILPDVGRVLDFLKKRNIPIALGSASKNAQPILEKVGLLSYFDTIVDGNNVTKAKPDPEVFLLAAKQLGVKADDCVVFEDAVAGIEAANKANMVSIGIGDKNILSEAQYNFKDFTEMDDAFLNGLLAGN; encoded by the coding sequence ATGAATAAAAAAGGATTTATATTCGACTTAGACGGAGTCATAGTTGATACTGCTAAATATCACTATTTGGCTTGGAGAGATTTAGCAAGTGAATTAGGCTTTGAATTTACTATCGAACAAAATGAAATGTTTAAAGGGGTAAGTCGAAAAAGATGTATGGAAATTCTACTTGATATTGGTGGAATTACAGCAACTAAAAATCAGTTTGATACTTGGATGGTTGAAAAGAACGTAGATTATCTAAAGTATATTGATAAAATGGATGCATCTGAAATTTTACCAGATGTTGGTAGAGTGTTAGATTTTCTGAAAAAACGTAATATTCCAATAGCACTGGGGTCGGCAAGTAAAAACGCACAACCTATTTTAGAAAAAGTAGGCTTGTTATCTTATTTCGATACTATTGTAGATGGTAATAATGTAACCAAAGCAAAACCAGATCCGGAAGTGTTTTTGTTAGCAGCAAAACAATTAGGAGTAAAGGCTGATGATTGTGTTGTTTTTGAAGATGCTGTAGCTGGTATAGAAGCTGCCAACAAAGCAAATATGGTAAGTATTGGCATTGGAGATAAAAATATTTTATCTGAAGCTCAATATAATTTTAAAGATTTTACAGAAATGGACGATGCTTTTTTAAACGGATTATTGGCCGGAAACTAA
- a CDS encoding LacI family DNA-binding transcriptional regulator: MKAKITLKDIAKELEVSTSTVSKALNDSNEISLELREKIKAFADFYHYRPNMTALKLRNKKTMIIGVIIPEIVHHFFSEIISGIEKMANGRSYNVMVCVSSESYEKEKLNLAMLSNGSVDGVLVSIAKETLELGNFDHFKELADYNIPLVLFDRVSNEVNCDKIVVDDEGAGYKATNYLMDIGRKRICILSTPDHVNVGALRSLGYKKAIEERGGEVDDRLLFRVNDKTDLYLQIQTYLNSLEVWPDAIIGVNEIFAAIAMKVAKEKKYKIPEDVAIIGFTDGLISQFSTPAMSAIVQHGFMMGEQATAMLLDRIQNKEPEINYEYKVISTDLKIRESTEKIE, translated from the coding sequence ATGAAAGCGAAAATCACATTAAAGGACATAGCCAAAGAATTAGAGGTGTCAACTTCAACAGTTTCAAAGGCGTTAAATGATAGTAACGAAATTAGTTTAGAGCTGCGTGAGAAAATAAAAGCCTTCGCTGATTTTTATCATTACAGACCGAATATGACGGCCTTAAAGCTAAGGAATAAAAAAACCATGATTATTGGTGTGATTATTCCTGAAATTGTACATCATTTTTTCTCTGAAATCATTAGTGGTATTGAAAAAATGGCCAATGGCAGGAGTTATAATGTTATGGTTTGTGTGTCTAGTGAGTCTTACGAAAAGGAAAAATTAAACCTTGCCATGTTATCTAACGGAAGTGTAGATGGGGTCTTGGTTTCCATAGCCAAGGAAACATTGGAATTAGGGAATTTTGATCATTTTAAAGAATTGGCAGATTATAACATTCCACTTGTTTTATTTGATAGAGTTTCAAATGAGGTAAATTGTGATAAAATTGTGGTTGATGATGAGGGTGCCGGTTATAAAGCTACTAATTATTTAATGGATATTGGCCGTAAACGTATTTGTATATTGTCAACGCCAGATCATGTTAATGTTGGTGCTCTACGTAGTTTGGGCTATAAAAAAGCGATTGAAGAAAGAGGAGGAGAAGTAGATGATCGATTATTATTTCGAGTGAATGATAAAACGGATCTTTATTTACAAATTCAAACGTATTTAAATAGTTTAGAAGTTTGGCCAGACGCTATAATTGGAGTAAATGAAATTTTTGCTGCCATAGCAATGAAAGTTGCGAAAGAAAAAAAATATAAAATACCTGAAGATGTTGCTATAATAGGGTTTACAGATGGTTTGATATCTCAATTTTCTACACCTGCAATGTCTGCAATCGTGCAACATGGTTTTATGATGGGAGAGCAGGCAACAGCTATGTTATTAGATAGAATTCAAAATAAGGAACCTGAAATTAATTATGAATATAAAGTGATTTCAACTGATTTAAAAATTAGAGAGTCTACAGAAAAAATAGAATAA
- a CDS encoding glycoside hydrolase family 65 protein, producing the protein MNQEYIQPNAWSIIEEGFDPEKVKSSESLFSIGNGAMGQRANFEEDYSGATFQGSYIAGVYYPDKTRVGWWKNGYPEYFAKVLNAPSWIGINVAINGEQLDLFTCEKVENFKRELNMKEGWLSRNFKATLKGGIEIQVDVKRFLSLELDEVGAISYTVTPLNNDVTILYEPYLDSGITNEDSNWDDTFWNTTAVTENGEQAFIEAHTMKTNFHTCTFMESHFFLNNDSLHIKPVTRKKPQFIAFMYEQDVKQNEKFTIHKFGGYTVDRNHSADNLMSAAKEVLAKTEALGFENLLNTQKESWAKIWEMADISIEGDVKAQQGIRFNIFQLNQTYLGKDSRLNIGPKGFTGEKYGGSTYWDTEAYCIPFYMATKDQKVARNLLKYRYNHLEKAIENAEKLGFKNGAALYPMVTMNGEECHNEWEITFEEIHRNGAIAFAIFNYYRYTGDYSYIPEKGLEVLIGIARFWHQRATFSTAKNKYVILGVTGPNEYENNVNNNFYTNYLGQWCINYALENINKVSKEFAADYDRITNKTNIATSELEQWKKVADNMYFPFSEEHDIYLQQDGFLDKELITVANLDKSQRPINQKWSWDRILRSPYIKQADVLQGMYFFEDQFTTEELERHFDFYEPFTVHESSLSPCVHSIQAAKLDRMDQAYQFYLRTSRLDLDDYNHEVEEGLHITSMAGTWMSIVEGFGGMRIKENTLSFEPKIPEQWKSYSFKVNFRNHIIKVNTSHNETTFELLEGNPIDIVVNDKPVTVSMK; encoded by the coding sequence ATGAACCAAGAATATATACAACCAAATGCATGGTCAATAATTGAAGAAGGATTTGATCCTGAAAAGGTAAAATCTTCAGAAAGTTTATTTAGCATCGGTAATGGTGCTATGGGACAACGTGCCAATTTTGAAGAAGATTATTCTGGAGCTACTTTTCAAGGTAGTTATATAGCCGGTGTTTATTACCCTGATAAAACCAGAGTAGGTTGGTGGAAAAATGGCTATCCTGAATATTTTGCAAAAGTACTAAACGCTCCAAGTTGGATTGGTATTAATGTGGCTATAAATGGAGAGCAATTAGATTTATTTACTTGTGAAAAAGTGGAAAATTTTAAGCGAGAACTCAATATGAAAGAAGGGTGGTTGTCTCGAAATTTTAAAGCTACGCTTAAAGGTGGAATAGAAATTCAGGTTGATGTTAAGCGGTTTTTAAGTTTAGAATTAGATGAGGTTGGAGCCATTTCATATACCGTTACACCTTTAAATAATGACGTTACTATTTTATATGAACCGTATTTAGACAGTGGTATTACAAATGAGGATTCTAATTGGGATGATACGTTTTGGAATACTACAGCTGTTACAGAAAATGGAGAACAAGCTTTTATAGAAGCCCATACTATGAAAACTAATTTTCATACGTGTACCTTCATGGAATCGCATTTCTTTCTTAATAATGATTCTTTACATATAAAACCAGTTACACGAAAAAAGCCGCAATTCATTGCTTTTATGTATGAACAAGACGTAAAGCAAAATGAAAAATTTACCATTCACAAATTCGGAGGGTATACGGTTGATCGTAATCATTCCGCAGATAATTTAATGAGTGCAGCAAAAGAGGTTTTAGCAAAAACAGAAGCATTAGGTTTTGAGAACCTCTTGAATACACAAAAAGAATCATGGGCCAAAATTTGGGAGATGGCAGATATTTCTATTGAAGGAGATGTAAAAGCTCAACAAGGTATTCGATTTAATATTTTTCAATTGAACCAAACCTATTTAGGTAAAGATTCACGATTAAATATTGGTCCGAAAGGCTTTACTGGTGAAAAATATGGGGGAAGTACTTATTGGGATACAGAAGCCTATTGCATCCCATTTTATATGGCAACTAAAGATCAGAAAGTCGCAAGAAACTTATTAAAATATAGATATAACCATTTAGAAAAAGCTATTGAAAATGCTGAAAAATTAGGCTTTAAAAACGGAGCAGCATTGTACCCAATGGTAACCATGAATGGCGAAGAATGTCATAATGAATGGGAAATTACTTTTGAAGAAATTCACAGAAATGGAGCCATTGCTTTTGCTATTTTTAACTACTATCGATATACAGGAGACTATAGTTATATTCCTGAAAAAGGGTTAGAAGTACTTATAGGTATTGCTAGGTTTTGGCACCAACGGGCTACTTTTTCTACAGCTAAAAATAAGTATGTTATTCTAGGTGTTACAGGGCCAAATGAATATGAAAATAATGTAAATAATAATTTTTACACAAACTATTTAGGGCAATGGTGTATTAATTATGCATTGGAAAATATTAATAAAGTATCCAAAGAATTTGCTGCTGATTATGATAGAATTACTAATAAAACCAATATCGCTACCTCAGAATTAGAGCAATGGAAAAAAGTAGCAGACAACATGTACTTTCCTTTTTCAGAAGAGCACGATATTTATTTACAACAGGATGGCTTTTTAGACAAAGAACTGATTACGGTTGCCAATTTAGATAAATCGCAACGCCCAATAAATCAAAAATGGTCGTGGGATCGAATTTTACGTTCTCCATACATTAAGCAGGCTGATGTTTTACAAGGGATGTACTTTTTTGAAGATCAATTTACTACGGAAGAATTAGAGCGTCATTTTGATTTCTATGAACCATTTACAGTGCACGAAAGTTCATTGTCACCTTGTGTACATAGTATTCAAGCAGCAAAATTAGACCGTATGGATCAAGCTTATCAATTCTATTTACGAACTTCTCGTTTAGATTTAGATGACTATAACCACGAAGTTGAAGAAGGCTTACACATCACGTCTATGGCAGGTACTTGGATGAGTATTGTAGAGGGGTTTGGAGGTATGAGAATTAAGGAGAACACGTTGTCATTTGAACCTAAAATTCCTGAACAATGGAAATCATATTCTTTTAAGGTAAATTTTAGAAATCATATTATAAAAGTAAACACCAGTCATAATGAAACTACTTTTGAATTGTTAGAGGGCAATCCTATAGATATTGTGGTTAATGATAAGCCTGTTACTGTTTCAATGAAATAA